Proteins co-encoded in one Luteolibacter sp. Y139 genomic window:
- a CDS encoding NAD(P)-dependent alcohol dehydrogenase — protein MSTTKAYAAQTATSDLAPFSITRREPGPHDVHIEILYCGVCHSDLHQARNEWHNTIYPCVPGHEIVGRVTKVGAHVTKFKEGDLAGVGCMVDSCRTCSSCESGTEQYCLQFPTFTYNGQDKHLGGITYGGYSDSIVVDEAFTLKIPSNLDLAAVAPLLCAGITTYSPLHHWKVGPGQKVGVVGLGGLGHMGVKFARALGAHTVLFTTSPSKVEDGLKLGADEVVISKDAAAMSKHAMSFDFILDAVSADHDINAYLQLLKLDGNLTLVGAPENPLPVAAFNLLLPRRSFSGSAIGGIAETQEMLDFCGEKGITSEIEIISIQQVNEAYDRLLKGDVKYRFVIDMASLKN, from the coding sequence ATGAGCACCACAAAAGCCTACGCCGCCCAGACCGCCACCTCCGATCTCGCTCCCTTCTCCATCACGCGCCGCGAACCCGGCCCGCATGATGTCCACATCGAGATCCTCTACTGCGGCGTCTGCCACTCCGATCTCCACCAGGCCCGCAATGAATGGCACAATACCATTTACCCCTGCGTGCCCGGCCACGAGATCGTCGGCCGCGTGACGAAGGTCGGCGCCCATGTCACCAAGTTCAAGGAAGGCGATCTCGCCGGCGTTGGCTGCATGGTCGACTCCTGCCGCACTTGCTCCAGCTGTGAAAGCGGCACCGAGCAATACTGCCTCCAATTCCCCACGTTCACCTACAATGGCCAGGACAAGCACCTCGGCGGCATCACCTACGGTGGCTATTCCGACTCCATCGTGGTGGATGAAGCCTTCACGCTGAAGATCCCGTCCAATCTCGATCTCGCTGCGGTCGCACCTTTGCTCTGCGCCGGCATCACCACCTACTCGCCGCTCCATCACTGGAAGGTCGGCCCCGGCCAAAAGGTCGGCGTTGTCGGCCTCGGCGGCCTCGGTCACATGGGCGTGAAATTCGCCCGCGCCCTCGGCGCCCACACCGTGCTCTTCACCACCTCGCCATCGAAGGTGGAGGATGGCCTGAAGCTCGGTGCTGATGAAGTGGTGATCTCCAAGGACGCCGCCGCCATGTCCAAGCACGCCATGAGCTTCGACTTCATCCTCGATGCCGTCTCCGCCGATCACGACATCAATGCCTACCTCCAGCTGCTGAAGCTCGACGGCAATCTCACCCTTGTCGGCGCTCCGGAAAACCCGCTTCCCGTCGCCGCATTCAATCTCCTGCTCCCTCGCCGCAGCTTCTCCGGCTCCGCCATCGGCGGCATCGCGGAGACCCAGGAGATGCTCGATTTCTGCGGCGAGAAGGGAATCACCAGCGAGATCGAAATCATTTCCATCCAACAGGTCAACGAAGCCTATGACCGCCTGCTGAAGGGCGACGTGAAATACCGCTTCGTGATCGACATGGCCTCTTTGAAGAACTGA
- a CDS encoding alkene reductase, with the protein MSKLHEPVRIGAWDLPNRVVMAPLTRCRSSEGRVPNAMMAEYYKQRSSAGLILAEATSISPQGVGYPDTPGLWSAEQVEGWKLVTKAVHEAGGRIIAQLWHVGRVSDPDYLNGELPVSASAIAAAGHVSLRRPQRAYPTPRALELSEIPGIIEDYRKAAENAMAAGFDGVEIHGANGYLPHQFLNDRINQRTDSFGGSIENRARFMLEAIDAAIAVWGADRVGLHLSPNSDDDSDPVATYGFIAREATARGIAFLFVREPLGADPRVSKTMRKAFTGSFIANQELTKEQGEQLLASNEADAISYGRLYIANPDLVERLAIDAPLNEPDASKFYGGGREGYLDYPTLEELGQPA; encoded by the coding sequence ATGTCCAAGCTTCACGAACCCGTCCGCATCGGCGCATGGGATCTCCCGAACCGCGTCGTCATGGCACCGCTCACGCGCTGCCGCTCCAGCGAAGGCCGCGTGCCGAACGCGATGATGGCCGAGTACTACAAGCAACGTAGTTCCGCCGGCCTGATCCTCGCCGAGGCCACCTCCATCTCGCCACAGGGCGTCGGCTACCCTGATACGCCGGGCCTGTGGTCCGCCGAACAAGTAGAAGGCTGGAAGCTCGTAACGAAGGCCGTGCACGAAGCCGGCGGCCGCATCATTGCCCAGCTCTGGCACGTCGGCCGAGTGTCCGACCCGGACTATCTGAATGGTGAGCTTCCAGTCTCCGCCAGCGCCATCGCGGCAGCAGGGCACGTCAGCCTGCGACGCCCGCAACGCGCATACCCTACGCCCCGCGCACTCGAACTTTCCGAGATCCCCGGCATCATCGAAGACTACCGCAAGGCCGCGGAGAACGCCATGGCCGCCGGTTTCGATGGCGTGGAAATCCACGGCGCGAACGGCTACCTGCCGCACCAGTTCCTGAACGACCGCATCAATCAGCGCACCGATTCCTTCGGCGGCAGCATTGAGAATCGCGCCCGCTTCATGCTGGAGGCCATCGACGCCGCGATCGCGGTCTGGGGTGCGGACCGAGTCGGCCTGCACCTTTCGCCGAACAGCGACGACGACTCCGATCCCGTGGCCACCTACGGCTTCATCGCCCGCGAAGCCACCGCCCGCGGCATCGCCTTCCTCTTCGTCCGGGAACCGCTCGGTGCCGACCCACGCGTCAGCAAGACGATGCGCAAGGCCTTCACCGGTTCATTCATCGCAAATCAGGAACTCACCAAGGAGCAGGGCGAACAACTCCTCGCTTCGAATGAAGCCGACGCCATCTCCTACGGCCGCCTCTACATCGCCAATCCCGATCTCGTGGAACGCCTCGCCATCGATGCGCCCCTCAATGAGCCGGACGCCTCCAAGTTCTACGGCGGCGGCCGCGAAGGCTATCTCGACTACCCGACCTTGGAAGAACTCGGCCAGCCTGCCTAA
- a CDS encoding LLM class flavin-dependent oxidoreductase, whose product MKRLADIALSVLDLSPLVEGGTVADSFRNSADLARHVEALGYKRFWLAEHHNIPGIASAATSVLIGHVAAATTTIRVGSGGIMLPNHPPLIIAEQFGTLEALFPGRIDLGLGRAPGTDQTTSRALRRDPTAADDFPNQVQELISLLGPVHAAQRVKAIPGANSNVPVWLLGSSTFSAQLAAFMGLPFAFAAHFAPRLLHQALKIYRENFQPSAAWPEPYAMVGLPVIAADTDEEARHLATSVQQMILQLIRHAPIPVPPPVPTMDFRWSAAEKAAVTEHLGAAIIGGPETVKAKLEEVVAATGADELMIHSGFYRHEDRKHSYEIVAQVSKSS is encoded by the coding sequence ATGAAGCGCCTCGCGGACATCGCCCTGTCAGTGCTGGACCTTTCACCCCTGGTGGAAGGCGGCACCGTCGCGGACAGCTTCCGCAATAGCGCCGACCTCGCCCGCCATGTCGAAGCGCTCGGTTACAAGCGCTTCTGGCTGGCGGAGCATCACAATATCCCCGGCATCGCCAGTGCCGCGACGTCGGTCCTCATCGGCCACGTCGCGGCGGCGACCACCACCATCCGCGTCGGCTCCGGCGGTATCATGCTGCCGAATCACCCGCCGCTGATCATCGCCGAGCAATTTGGCACCTTGGAAGCCCTGTTTCCGGGTCGCATTGATCTCGGCCTCGGTCGCGCCCCTGGTACCGACCAAACCACCTCCCGCGCCCTTCGCCGCGATCCCACCGCAGCCGATGACTTCCCGAATCAAGTCCAGGAACTCATCTCGCTGTTAGGCCCGGTTCACGCAGCGCAGCGGGTGAAAGCCATCCCCGGCGCGAATTCGAACGTGCCCGTGTGGCTTCTCGGCTCCAGCACCTTCAGCGCGCAGCTTGCAGCCTTCATGGGCCTCCCCTTCGCCTTTGCCGCCCACTTCGCGCCCCGCCTGCTGCATCAAGCGCTCAAGATCTACCGCGAGAACTTCCAACCCTCCGCCGCCTGGCCCGAGCCTTACGCCATGGTCGGCCTACCGGTCATCGCCGCAGACACGGACGAGGAAGCACGCCATCTCGCGACCTCCGTCCAGCAGATGATCCTGCAACTCATCCGCCACGCTCCCATCCCGGTCCCGCCTCCCGTCCCAACGATGGACTTCCGCTGGAGCGCCGCCGAGAAAGCCGCGGTCACGGAGCATCTCGGAGCCGCCATCATCGGCGGTCCGGAGACCGTGAAAGCGAAGCTCGAAGAAGTCGTCGCCGCCACCGGCGCTGACGAACTCATGATCCACTCCGGCTTCTACCGGCACGAGGATCGCAAGCACAGCTACGAGATCGTCGCGCAAGTCTCAAAGAGTTCGTAG
- a CDS encoding DUF899 family protein — MNPEIAELERQVMELSQRLANLRKEAVLSAEIPDYTLETLTGPVTLSSLFAGKDILFAIHNMGQGCRYCTLWADGLNGFVPHLEDKFSLVLLSKDSPEIQQRMAHSRGWRFRMASHGGGPYAKEQTVTPGDDNMPGIACYQKIDGKIFRKGSAEFGPGDAFCSLWSILSLAGLSEDDWTPQYSYWKRPDPKAMEDGGDNLCCG; from the coding sequence ATGAATCCGGAAATTGCCGAGCTGGAGAGACAGGTGATGGAGCTTTCACAGCGCTTGGCGAATCTGCGGAAGGAAGCGGTCCTCAGCGCTGAGATCCCCGACTACACTCTCGAAACCCTGACGGGACCGGTCACGCTTTCCTCGTTATTCGCGGGAAAGGATATTCTGTTCGCCATCCACAACATGGGCCAAGGCTGCCGCTATTGCACGCTGTGGGCCGATGGACTGAATGGCTTCGTTCCCCATCTCGAGGACAAGTTCTCACTGGTCCTGCTTTCCAAGGATTCGCCAGAGATCCAGCAGCGCATGGCCCACTCGCGCGGCTGGCGTTTCCGCATGGCTTCGCACGGCGGCGGCCCTTACGCGAAAGAGCAAACCGTGACACCGGGCGACGACAATATGCCGGGCATCGCCTGCTATCAGAAGATCGACGGGAAGATCTTCCGGAAAGGATCCGCGGAGTTCGGACCCGGTGACGCCTTCTGCAGCCTCTGGTCCATCCTGTCGCTTGCAGGCCTTAGCGAGGATGATTGGACTCCGCAGTATTCGTATTGGAAGCGTCCCGATCCGAAGGCGATGGAGGATGGAGGAGACAACCTCTGCTGTGGCTAG
- a CDS encoding phospholipase D-like domain-containing protein yields the protein MRELILNEEIYTRVIGELVPQARRFLWIVTADIKDLHVPRGKRAVPFLQVLAELVEEGVAVRLIHAKEPGPRFRADFDRYPVLVESDLFERVLCPRVHTKAVIADGKKAFVGSPNLTGAGMGAKHRDKRNFEAGFLTDEREDLEKLVGWVDELFLGEFCGKCRLRDKCPDPLDGE from the coding sequence GTGCGCGAGCTGATCCTGAACGAGGAGATCTACACCCGGGTGATCGGGGAACTGGTGCCGCAGGCGCGGCGCTTCCTGTGGATCGTGACCGCGGACATCAAGGACCTGCACGTGCCGCGCGGGAAGCGGGCGGTGCCCTTTCTGCAAGTGCTCGCGGAGCTGGTGGAGGAAGGGGTGGCGGTGCGCTTGATCCATGCGAAGGAACCGGGTCCGCGGTTCCGCGCGGACTTCGACCGTTATCCGGTGCTGGTGGAGAGCGATCTCTTCGAGCGGGTGCTGTGTCCGCGTGTGCACACAAAGGCGGTCATCGCGGATGGGAAGAAGGCCTTCGTGGGCTCGCCGAATCTTACCGGGGCCGGCATGGGGGCGAAGCATCGGGACAAGCGGAACTTCGAGGCAGGCTTTCTTACCGATGAGAGAGAGGATCTAGAGAAACTGGTCGGCTGGGTGGATGAGTTGTTCCTCGGCGAGTTCTGTGGGAAGTGCCGGTTGCGGGACAAGTGTCCGGATCCGTTGGATGGGGAGTGA
- a CDS encoding aminotransferase class I/II-fold pyridoxal phosphate-dependent enzyme → MSDHRIVITEATGEIRERIYQARHAIYALEIGQHLPNPEERLTDALDTSNRYFAAMDHGELAGFISVTPPGVAGYSIDKYFARDELPFPVDDGLFEIRLLTVLPEHRSSELAAALMTAAFRWIEARGGTRIVAIGRREVKAMYLKTGMIDAGRSIKAGAVFYDLLHAEVAVIRTKADRNTRLLERIEASVDWQLQVPLRKPAACFHGGAFFGAIGADFSSLERRHAIINADVLDAWFPPAPEVIESLREHLPWLMRTSPPTGCEGLVAAIARARGIPESCVLPGAGSSDLIFRALPRWLTRQSRAVLLDPTYGEYAHVLEKVIGCKVERFPLERRDGYEANLEKLVGCVASGPDLVVLVNPNSPTGRGLAIAEVETLLKAAPSRTRFWIDETYIDYTGESVERLVPCYENLIVCKSMSKAYALSGMRVAYLAAGPRHFEELRAFTPPWVVGLPSQVAAVKALENSNYYERRWRQTAMLRNSLAGNLRGLGWDVIPGSANFLLAHLPEDAPSAREVVTQCRQRGLFLRDAAAMGSRLGERAIRIAVKDAATNRRMVGILADIAGSTDRAARSSMSSCAS, encoded by the coding sequence ATGTCGGACCATCGAATCGTCATCACCGAAGCTACCGGGGAAATCCGCGAGCGCATCTATCAGGCGAGGCATGCCATCTATGCGTTGGAGATCGGGCAGCACTTGCCGAATCCGGAGGAGAGGCTGACCGATGCGCTTGATACCTCGAACCGCTACTTCGCCGCGATGGATCACGGCGAACTGGCGGGTTTCATCAGTGTCACTCCTCCGGGTGTCGCCGGGTATTCGATCGACAAGTATTTTGCTCGCGATGAACTGCCTTTCCCCGTGGACGACGGCCTCTTCGAAATCCGTTTGCTCACGGTGCTTCCCGAGCATCGCTCTTCGGAGTTGGCAGCGGCTTTGATGACAGCCGCGTTTCGCTGGATCGAAGCTCGCGGCGGGACTCGCATCGTTGCCATTGGACGCCGCGAGGTGAAGGCGATGTATCTGAAAACGGGCATGATCGACGCGGGACGGTCGATCAAGGCTGGAGCCGTTTTCTATGATTTGCTGCACGCCGAGGTCGCGGTCATTCGCACGAAGGCGGATCGGAACACCAGGCTGCTGGAACGCATCGAGGCTTCAGTGGATTGGCAGCTTCAGGTGCCCTTGAGGAAACCGGCCGCATGTTTTCATGGTGGAGCGTTCTTTGGCGCGATCGGGGCGGATTTTTCGTCACTGGAGCGTCGCCACGCGATCATCAATGCGGACGTGCTCGATGCGTGGTTTCCTCCGGCCCCGGAGGTGATCGAGTCCTTGCGCGAGCATCTTCCCTGGTTGATGCGAACCTCGCCGCCGACCGGCTGCGAGGGGCTCGTGGCGGCGATCGCCAGGGCGCGCGGCATTCCGGAGTCGTGCGTGCTTCCCGGCGCGGGTTCGTCCGATCTCATTTTTCGTGCGCTTCCTAGATGGTTGACGCGGCAGTCGCGAGCGGTATTGCTGGATCCCACTTATGGCGAGTATGCGCATGTGTTGGAGAAGGTGATCGGCTGCAAGGTGGAGCGATTTCCTTTGGAACGGAGGGATGGCTATGAGGCGAACTTGGAGAAATTGGTGGGATGCGTGGCTTCCGGCCCGGATCTCGTGGTGCTGGTGAATCCTAACAGCCCGACCGGTCGCGGGCTCGCGATTGCGGAAGTGGAGACGCTGCTGAAAGCGGCACCATCGCGGACGCGCTTCTGGATCGATGAAACCTACATCGACTACACCGGTGAAAGCGTGGAGCGGCTGGTGCCGTGTTACGAGAACCTGATCGTGTGCAAGTCAATGTCCAAGGCCTATGCGCTCAGTGGGATGAGGGTCGCTTACCTTGCGGCTGGCCCGCGGCATTTCGAGGAGTTGCGCGCGTTCACGCCTCCTTGGGTGGTGGGGCTACCATCGCAGGTTGCGGCGGTGAAGGCATTGGAGAACTCGAACTACTACGAACGTCGTTGGAGGCAGACGGCGATGCTCCGGAACTCGTTGGCGGGAAATCTCCGAGGGCTCGGTTGGGATGTGATCCCGGGATCGGCGAACTTCCTGCTCGCCCATCTGCCGGAGGACGCCCCAAGCGCCCGCGAGGTGGTGACCCAGTGCCGGCAGCGCGGCCTCTTCCTTCGCGACGCGGCAGCGATGGGTTCGCGGCTCGGCGAGCGGGCGATCCGGATCGCGGTCAAGGATGCCGCCACGAACCGGCGGATGGTGGGAATATTGGCGGACATCGCGGGATCGACGGATCGAGCGGCACGGTCTTCAATGAGCTCGTGCGCGAGCTGA
- a CDS encoding LysR family transcriptional regulator produces MTDLLPDLRQLRAFVSVADEGSFTLAAKKLFLTQSAISHSMKALEDSLGCRLLERLGKKTVLTEEGEVFLRRCRRVLGELEDAGRELDGLKRWGQGRIRIGAPHSLCQFLLPTVLREFRDCFPRCEPTIEADDTIKLLEKMEDHDLDIVLGMRPRVGTTESYRPLFRDSLTYVVPPIHPWSETGRADPEDLGKVQFIIYARGTETHRLVEEHFDKLGVRLRPPLVLGDMEAIKGMAKIGLGVGLVAPWVAKREFDDGSLIRIPVSGEPIEREWGIFYKSDRSLSLIEETFAGIAEMVGSELSEPSV; encoded by the coding sequence ATGACTGACCTGCTGCCCGACCTGCGACAACTCCGTGCTTTCGTGTCCGTGGCGGACGAAGGGAGCTTCACGCTCGCCGCCAAGAAGCTGTTTCTGACGCAGTCGGCGATCAGTCACTCGATGAAGGCGCTGGAGGATAGCCTCGGGTGCCGTCTGTTAGAGCGACTGGGGAAAAAGACCGTCCTCACGGAGGAGGGGGAGGTGTTTCTGCGCCGCTGCCGCAGGGTGCTGGGCGAGCTGGAAGATGCGGGGCGGGAGCTGGACGGGCTAAAGCGCTGGGGGCAGGGACGCATTCGCATCGGTGCGCCGCATTCTCTCTGCCAATTCCTGCTGCCGACGGTGTTGCGCGAGTTTCGCGACTGCTTTCCGCGCTGCGAGCCGACGATCGAGGCTGACGATACCATCAAGCTCCTGGAGAAGATGGAAGACCACGATCTGGACATCGTGCTCGGCATGCGTCCTCGAGTGGGCACCACCGAGTCCTATCGTCCGCTTTTCCGCGATAGCCTGACCTACGTGGTGCCGCCGATTCATCCCTGGTCCGAGACGGGGCGTGCGGACCCGGAGGATCTCGGGAAAGTCCAGTTCATCATCTACGCCCGCGGCACTGAGACGCACCGGCTGGTGGAAGAGCACTTCGACAAGCTCGGCGTGCGGCTGCGGCCACCGCTGGTGTTGGGTGACATGGAAGCGATCAAGGGCATGGCGAAGATCGGGCTCGGCGTCGGCCTGGTCGCCCCGTGGGTGGCCAAGCGGGAGTTCGACGATGGCTCACTGATTCGCATCCCGGTGTCCGGTGAGCCGATCGAGCGCGAGTGGGGGATCTTCTACAAGTCGGACCGCTCACTGAGTTTGATCGAGGAGACATTTGCTGGCATTGCAGAAATGGTGGGCAGTGAATTGAGTGAACCGAGCGTGTGA